gtgtCTCTAAAAAAGGAATAAACGATACGATTTCGTTAATTGcgctatttttctattttcgttcTAGCTGTAAATTCGTAGAgtatcgaattatttaaaaaaaaaaaaaactatcgaAGGTAATCGATaaacaatgtaaagtttgattGGAAGAGTTGTTAATTTGGTCGAATCGGTGGTAGAAAAATTAGGTTGCGATCGGTGGCCGGTGGGAAGGTGGCGTGGTGCGTGGCGGGGAGGGTAGCAGTCGTTGAGCGCACGTTTCTCTCTTCCTGCGACAGAAGGCTAGGTTCGACGACCTTTCAACTCCGTGATTTGCTTTGCAGCTTCACGGCTGCAATTGCATTCGCGTGAATCCCAGAATTCGCTAGGCCGAATAGACGACGCTTATCGCGCTCGCGGAATGGAAACCTCGAAGAGAACGACAATTTTGGAAATTCTGTTGCGATCCATTTACGGGAATTGGGCTCTTCCGTTCCGACAGAAAATCAAAGGGAGATAGATTATTGGAGAGACACGTGGAATGTACACCGTTCAACGATTAAGTAATCGGATACGTGATCTATACTCGTAATAAAACTTGTGCGTGCGGAGAGGAGGGAGATGGGACGAAGGGATGCTCGTCCGGAATGCCATCGATTAAAaactttgtttgtttgtttcagaAATGACACCAAGGAGGATGTGTTTGTCCACCAAGTgagtatataatttatagatATTTGTATGTAAACGTGGATGCGAATGCCCCATATACGATCGATTAATCGAAATCCGTGTGTCCTTGTAGTCTGCTATCGTGAAGAACAACCCAAGGAAGGCCGTTCGTAGCGTCGGTGACGGAGAAGTGGTCGAGTTCGACGTGGTGATAGGCGAGAAGGGTCACGAAGCGGCCAACGTTACCGGTCCTTCCGGGGAGGCGGTAAAGGGTTCGCCTTACGCTGCCGACAAGCGACGCGGATACCGCGGAGTTCATTGGTACATCAACCAGAAACGTGGGAACGGTCGACCTCAACGCAGACCTCGAGAAGGACAAGAGGGTTACGAAGCTGGTTAGTACAATTTTCTCTCTTCGTTCCTTCTCTCCCTTATTTCTTACGCGTTTAACGAGTGTCCGTCCGATGACTCGTTTTGGAGCGTGTAAACGAGCCGAAGGCATGTTCGCAGGCGAGGGTAAGACCGTGGACGACGCAAACGTCGGAGAAGGCGGCGGTCAGCAGCGACGTTACAGAGTTCGACGGCAGTACGACGGATATTATCGTGGATCGCGACGGTCTGGGCCGTCGGCGCAGCAACAAGGCGACAACTCTGGTGAGATCGGCGAACAGGGAGGCGAGGGAACCGTCGGAGGAGTTCAACGCGGTGGAGGCGCTCGTGGACGCGGTGGACCTTCTCGTCGTTACTTCCGACGCAACTTTCGCGGAGGAAGAGGCGCCGGACCTCCTCGTCGCCCTCGAAGCCAGGACGGACAACCCACGGTCCGTAAACTCGTTTGTTTTATCATTTCGTATATGCAAAGGCTTTTCTTTTGATCCTTGGCGATCTTTTGAATTTCTGTTTGTCGAGTCGAGAATTACGCTACGACAGACACTTTTCTTGCCAAACAACGTAACGTACATTCGTTTGAGAAATATCTTTATCCGTTCGATGAATCTTTACGTCCGACGCTCGTAGAACTCCTGTGAGCCTAGTCTCTCGATCCCTCTCTAGCAACTCAGTGATTCTGCATTTTGCATGGTAGCGTCTCTGGTAAAAGGTATTTTCACCAACGCTGTAGGATTCACGTGGTATCATACGAAACTCGACTCTTTTGCTAGACGATGCGACGCGACGAGGTTTCATGGTTTCTTACTCGCTATTCCTATCTATCTATCGATCTCCTTTCGTTCCTCGATTCACGACAGAGCCTCTTCTACGTATTTTACATCAATCCGCGACGAATTGCTCGCAAATTTAGATGACCGACGTCGAAGAAGTTGGAGCCGCGTTAACGATCAACGATTTACAACGCCCCCGATACAAACGACGAGTAACACGGCCACCAAGACCAACCAGTAGCCAGGAAGGGATCAGCAGGGCAAATCATCGATACGCGGTCAACAAACCTAATCCTCTACCCATTTCCCCACGTCCACGAGTCCCGATCTCCAAGACATTCCCCGAAGACGCTTCCGATAGGCTTGTCAAGGTAGCGAACCCTATTTCTAATCCTAGTCTATCCATGCTCGATCCGCGAGTTTTAAAAGTGTATCGAAAGAGACTAATAGGAGACAGACTCTTGTCGTTACCGCTCCTTCTCCGAATCCATGGCTTTTCCTCGTATATGggatatttgtaaatatgtattcgCCTTCTCGTGGATGGATCGCGCACACGGTCTGCACGCTTTCGCCCTTCGATTAACCGCAATGTTAGACGATTGCCGCGGTAATCGCGTGTTCGATCCGTTAACGAGCGTTCGTAAAGTAACGTAGCGCTTGGCACACACTATTGCACGTATCTTTTTGTGCTCTTTTCAGTCGGAGCAGAAGTCGGATGCACCTAAAGATAAGGATGCACCTGCCGCTGCCCCTGCTCCACAGGTAACGTggctttatttttctttcttctctcttaCCCGTACCCCATCCACATCCCTTTCCTTTCGAACTTTCATTTCAAACGTACGGCATGCTCCTTTCGTCCACGATTACATTTTTAGACTCGCTAGTCTTTCCGGTATCTCTGtcgtttactttaatttttttttctcagggCATACGATACGTTAATTGTTGTTTGCTATCTATTTCTTATTCTGTTGTGCGAGACTTGTTTCTCtatagtaaaagaaaaatatatatatataatacacagTTTTTGTACGAAACGTGTCGGAGAAACACGATTGACGAGGTTTGCGTGTTTTGCAGGAGAGTCAGCCGGTCCAAAACACCACCACCGAAAGCACCGCTTAACCAAGAGTCAATGGTACCATTACGACGCAACCACTCCTCTTAATATGTAACACCAACACCCGTTATACACCGaagcaacaacagcagcaatGGCAACAAcataacaaaagaaatgaaaaaatctgaaaaaaagtcttaaaaaaaatggaaaaatataccAGCAAATGAACATCACACTTCACACTCTCCTCAGGAAACGAACAAAGAGAGTGGTCGTGCGCGTGAGCGCGCGTCAGGAATTTGATTCGTCGAGGAGGATACGCGCAAAACTGTAACGGAACGACTGCGAGCAAAGATACAGTTTTGTGTTCGACGCGTCGACGACGATGTATCTTGGCTCGCAACCGGGCACGTTGGACGCCGTTGTCGAAAGATTCGAACGCGCGCAGCCGCTGGTCGCAGAACGCAAGCGATACGGTACGATAGAAACGGAAACACGCGGGCGCGAGTATGTGGAATAAACGTTGGCGAGTTTCGTTGAATTTGTTTCAAGTTGGAACAGTGTGCGGTAGCGGCAGCGGCAGCCGCGTAAGGATATCCGTGGAACGGCGGGAACGACGAAAGACGAGAAAAGTCACGAACGCGACGACGACCGATTCTGTGTAGACGATAGGGTAAGTCTTGATCAGTGAAACGGACGAAATCGCGAATAAAAGACAAGATGATTGAAGCACGGAGATGggatacgatacgatacgatacgaaCTCGAATGGACGAAAGTGgtaattttgttcttgtttTTCGTATTCATTGTTTcatatgttttaattttttttcaatcaaaccCATTTGATCGTTTTACGTACATGTCTTTGAGTTTAGCGCGATATCCGCGCGCGGAGCTATTTTCTTAAGTCCGTACGCGTAATCTGTAAACGTACGGCAATTGCATTTGTTCCGTTTTTCGGAACGCGGGATTCGATTTTCAtgacgtttgaaaaattgaagatccGTCGTGTCGTTTTCGCTTTGCTCGGTCCCGCTTCGTCCTCCGCCTTCGATCGCGACAACGTTGCTCGTTGGCGACGAGTCGCGAGCAAGCGAGACGTTTTATTGCAGACGGTTTCGCcaaaaaattcttcgttcTTTCGTTTTGCGAACCGGCGATTACTTTTACGATCGGCCATTGTAACGATGCAATCGGTGCCCCTGGTGGGTCCGAGATGCAAACAATCCGAACGTATCGCAATCGATTGTCTGACATCGCAACCCTTTTGGTGCGACTCGATCGATACAACCTTGCGGTTTATCGATGGAGCGACAGAGTgtgtgcgagagagagagagagaaaaagagagagattTATATCATTTTGCATGAAAAcgtaattacttttttaaattttagtttgtaGTTCTATCGTCggagaataaaatacacatttttcttttcagaaatttcGAAAGCAACTTGTTCCGACGAGTtgcttaattttcttttttagctCAAACGCACGCTGGAtctcgtttgtttatttttcttagttAACGTTATCGTTGTTCGTCGTCGTTATCAATGTCGTTCGTTATCGTCGTCGCGATCGTCGTAAAGACTAGCATCTTGGTCGTTCTACTCTCGTTGGCGCGACAGGGTTCGAAACGTGCAATGATACGAGTATCTACCACGGAAACTGAAGAGAGTGTGCGCGTGAGTGTCGTGCCGAGTGGGAGAATACATGGCGCCGGTCGCGTTGCTTTGCGGTAGATTGAAAATTGTGCTCGAAAGAGCGAAGATTTCCATGGAAGAGATACGTTGTTCGTCAACGTAAACTGTCGGTTTGGTCTTTTTTTCGCGCGCTATTCCGTTTCTCGTAAAACTATCGCGACCGTGACCTCCCACGAAGTACAAAGTAGAAGAACGcgagaagaaaattgaaaaagagtCGTCGACGGCGAGGAAAAGAgtaaaacgaagaaagaaagtaaacgCTTACGAAGCGAACATTGTAATTGAATGCGAAAAAAGAACAATGCATGTGTTGAAAGTGAATATCGGAGTAACAAGAAATAGAAGCAAAGAAATTATGCGAACAAGAGGAATCAAGCGGACTGAAACGTACTCGCGCAATACATGTAACGCGGTGTTCGCGTTTGCGTAGTCTCGCGCGATCGTAATCGCCATTGCTCGTCGCTATCGCGACTGAAAAACTCGGACGCGTGCGTCGCAACGGCGAAACCGCTTACGGTTGAACGACGATCGAGTCTCGGATAGGAAGTTGCTCGATACGCGAGGCGGCCTTGTCGCTTCGCGGTCGAGCTCCTCGATCGTCCAATTTTGACGATCGACGTCGCGCCATCCTGCTTCGAATTTCTCCAACGCGATCCCCGGGGAATCGGTACGCGATTCTTCCAGGGATCGTCGCGCGATTCGGAGAACAGGTACGagacgcgacgcgacacgaCGCTACGTGTACTCCCACTTTTCGACAGTCAATTAGGCTCGACTCagtttttttctcgaaaagaTCGCTGCGTAATATCGTCTCGGACTATGGGATAGGTCGGAAAACGATTGGGAGTGAATGCGGTACGAATCGAAGATACGCGTCGATCTCTCCTCTCGGAGGAGAGAGAGACCTCGGCGAGCGCATCGCGTCGCGTCACGCCGCGTCATTGAGGCGGATCCGAGGCGTCGTCCATCGACTGGCTGCCTACCCTACAAACCCACCTTCATCCTTGTCCCTTTTCCTCGAATCCCAAACCCTTTAACCCAGTGAATTTTATACGGTAAGCGAAACTTTGAAAAAGCTAATTTCATatatggaatttaattttttcacgaaacatgtgcattataaaaaataaatgccaAAAAAATCGCAAAATCGACGAACCGAGCATCGAGTACGTGTCGTTTATACCCGACCGTCCCTTCCTTTGGATTTTCAACGTGAAAATCGTGGAAACGTAATCTTGCAAGGTGTCGCAGCGAAGAAACAAGAGTTCCTTGGATTCAGAGATGGAACACGAAATGCGAGTATACGTGTACATATGTGTATTATAGGATGTCAAGAGGAGGCTCGATCGATTTATTCCTTTCTTTACAAAGAGTACGTTGGTATTTATCTTACGTATTCGCAATTTCGACTAAAGGTCGCGAATAGTTGTTATTTCACGAGGAGGAGGTACGCGTTTGTGTACGATTCGGGTTCGATAGAGGAATCTGACGCCAAACGTTGCCAGCGTTGGCCATGCACGCGCTCGCCGCTATCTCGGCCAAGTGCGTGTCCTTGTGGGGAGGCACCGCGATTCTGTGAAACATTCTCGCCACCTCGAAGAACGCCTCCAAGGCCCTCTCGGGTTGCTCCTCGTCCATTGCCGCGAATCCACGACCGTAGAGATCCTCGCAAGCGCGCAAACCTTGGACCGATTCGAACAGATCGACTTTTCGCCGACAGCTGGAGCATTCGACGGCTCGGCTCGGGTCCCGCGGTAGCCTATGAAGCTTCTCGCATCCTTCCGTCGGACATCTGCGACACAGAATGAGAAACCGCTCTCgtcaaactttttcgatttacTCTCTCGagtttctttctcgttttatttcgaatagatCTTTGCGTCGATCGCCACTCGTGGTATTTTTCGGGTCGTCGCTCTTCGAGAACAACCGGTGAATCTCGACCGGCTTCTCATTTTCGCGTGCGAAAAGTACGAAGTCGCGAAAAGATCCGCGCGGCGCCGGCGTCACGATTCAGAGACGGAAATACTCTGGATCGAGGTAgaaattttcgcgaaaaatCGCATAAAGTTCGTACCACGAGCACGGAATGTCGGCCAGTCTGCGCTTTAAAAACCGTGGCCCGATAACccctcgtagccttcgcttaTCGCGTTTCGCGATTAGCACGAGTAGTTTTACGCGCGGGATTTTCTCGACGTCATTCGATGTATCCGGTGCCGAGGTCCGCGCAAGCTTGCCGCTCTCCCCGCGATAGCTCGATAGATCGGTATTTGTCGATCGTCCGGAGAAATCCGATTTTCGCTCACCTTAACTTGACGCGATCGTTGGTCAATGTTTCGAAACGAGGCCAATCCTCTCGACAGGCCGTGCACTCGCAGCGAAACCAGTATCTTCCGGCCAGAGTTCGCCGGCGTTCGTCCAAGTTTCTCTTGGTGAATATCGGCCCATAATTCTCGGCGACCACTTCCCCGGGCTTCAGGCTGCGAATAGCCCGAATCACGATGCATCGACCGACAAAGTACCTGCGCGAACCAACGGGAAAGTAGTCGACCGTCGAGCCAAGCGTGCGTCCGTGTGTTTACCTGGTTACCGCCGGGTAGCAGTCGTGATTGAATCGAGCGACCGTGGGATAAATGGCCACCCCGAGGTAGATCGGTCGGCTGCCACGGAACCGGTGTTCCGGCCCGAGTCGAGTCTCGAACACCTCGTGAGCGTTGAACTGCAGCAACTGTAGATGCTTGAGCAACAACACGGCCACCCCGATCTCTTGTTCGCCCGGGGGAACTGAAAGCAAATAGCAAACGGAATCGATCGAGCTAACTCTCGATCGCCGGATAAATTTGCCACGGCTCGTACCATCGTCTTTCGCGGGTTTCTCGAAAAACTCGACTCTCTGCAGACACTTGAGTAAGAACGCCGCCATCAATGATCGCTCGAACAAGTCCGTCGGCGTCCGTTCGTTCTCGTGGCTCACCAGCTCGTACGCTCGCAAATCGACGCGGTTCTCGCGTTGTTCCTCGATTTCGGTTGTCTCCCGGTCCCGGTATCTCGAGTCGCGCAACTTTTTCTTCCTAATACGTCGTTTCGCCGACCTGCTCGGCTTCGTCCACGGCTCGGTCTCTGCTCGATCGTTCAACGACGACTTCGCGGCTCCTTCGGACTCGCGATTTCCACGTCTCAGCGATTCGTAAATCTCGGCGCACTTGCTCGGACCGTTACCGGTGACCATTCGCAACGCGAGCATGCTCAAAGCGCTCATCCCCGAACCTATTGGAAGAATCGTAAGATAACGGTTACGAACCGTTCGTAAGAGATTCGAGGACGGAAGCTTTTTCTCGTTACCTATCGCCAGCGCCAGGATCTTGCACTCGTATCGGTGATAGGTTGCGATCGCCGTGTCTCTGCACGCTCTGCCGCAGAACGCAACGCTGCTACAGTCCGGACATCCTATCGGATTTCTCAATCTGGAACCAAGAAAATTCCGCGTGGTTGCTACCCGTTGATACCCAGAGGCTGTGCCACGGCGCGATCTCTCACCTCGAGAAACAGTGGTGGCAGTGAGTGCCAAAATATTCTGGTAGCAAGCAAGCAGCGAGCGGTGGCTCGATCACCAGCGTGTCGCCTGGACCGATCTCTTTCGCCGCGATCGCTCGCTTCCCCGCTCGAGCGgtttcttcgatttccaaCAGAGCCGACGCGCCCGGAAGTAGCGGATTTTCGCCTCCCGTCAAACTACCCGGCACTGCTGCGACCAAATCGACTCGCttcatttattattgacattaattatatt
The sequence above is drawn from the Hylaeus volcanicus isolate JK05 chromosome 2, UHH_iyHylVolc1.0_haploid, whole genome shotgun sequence genome and encodes:
- the LOC128872700 gene encoding Y-box-binding protein 1 isoform X2 codes for the protein MADPEKQPEQPKAVQQKLVIANKVTGTVKWFNVKSGYGFINRNDTKEDVFVHQSAIVKNNPRKAVRSVGDGEVVEFDVVIGEKGHEAANVTGPSGEAVKGSPYAADKRRGYRGVHWYINQKRGNGRPQRRPREGQEGYEAGEGKTVDDANVGEGGGQQRRYRVRRQYDGYYRGSRRSGPSAQQQGDNSGEIGEQGGEGTVGGVQRGGGARGRGGPSRRYFRRNFRGGRGAGPPRRPRSQDGQPTESQPVQNTTTESTA
- the LOC128872697 gene encoding SET and MYND domain-containing protein 4-like isoform X3 → MLYRRVNEKRGGAKRTDVKKRKERKIPRRIRRWRGGVRSQVVDPRSSVPNRIALLPTRKCVTRGTRSRLAARVGKIAKCEKSVDAGLALPLALLGRAETFLACNEHVLALEDLALLEEIELPEQLRKELARKKEECERFLRANEKSLITVKEHSQREKVARVPDTKPVPGSLTGGENPLLPGASALLEIEETARAGKRAIAAKEIGPGDTLVIEPPLAACLLPEYFGTHCHHCFSRLRNPIGCPDCSSVAFCGRACRDTAIATYHRYECKILALAIGSGMSALSMLALRMVTGNGPSKCAEIYESLRRGNRESEGAAKSSLNDRAETEPWTKPSRSAKRRIRKKKLRDSRYRDRETTEIEEQRENRVDLRAYELVSHENERTPTDLFERSLMAAFLLKCLQRVEFFEKPAKDDVPPGEQEIGVAVLLLKHLQLLQFNAHEVFETRLGPEHRFRGSRPIYLGVAIYPTVARFNHDCYPAVTRYFVGRCIVIRAIRSLKPGEVVAENYGPIFTKRNLDERRRTLAGRYWFRCECTACREDWPRFETLTNDRVKLRCPTEGCEKLHRLPRDPSRAVECSSCRRKVDLFESVQGLRACEDLYGRGFAAMDEEQPERALEAFFEVARMFHRIAVPPHKDTHLAEIAASACMANAGNVWRQIPLSNPNRTQTRTSSS
- the LOC128872697 gene encoding SET and MYND domain-containing protein 4-like isoform X1, with translation MECSEERYRTLCSLETVRSGKKGFFRDFSEHVSSVAGEAWIAKVFGRLTDDESRIRALFTDQKVKTAVLDTLSRTKTLYRAKDANASKARRLEGFVAAAAADREKALLLFSQAVLRAPVPEKCEKSVDAGLALPLALLGRAETFLACNEHVLALEDLALLEEIELPEQLRKELARKKEECERFLRANEKSLITVKEHSQREKVARVPDTKPVPGSLTGGENPLLPGASALLEIEETARAGKRAIAAKEIGPGDTLVIEPPLAACLLPEYFGTHCHHCFSRLRNPIGCPDCSSVAFCGRACRDTAIATYHRYECKILALAIGSGMSALSMLALRMVTGNGPSKCAEIYESLRRGNRESEGAAKSSLNDRAETEPWTKPSRSAKRRIRKKKLRDSRYRDRETTEIEEQRENRVDLRAYELVSHENERTPTDLFERSLMAAFLLKCLQRVEFFEKPAKDDVPPGEQEIGVAVLLLKHLQLLQFNAHEVFETRLGPEHRFRGSRPIYLGVAIYPTVARFNHDCYPAVTRYFVGRCIVIRAIRSLKPGEVVAENYGPIFTKRNLDERRRTLAGRYWFRCECTACREDWPRFETLTNDRVKLRCPTEGCEKLHRLPRDPSRAVECSSCRRKVDLFESVQGLRACEDLYGRGFAAMDEEQPERALEAFFEVARMFHRIAVPPHKDTHLAEIAASACMANAGNVWRQIPLSNPNRTQTRTSSS
- the LOC128872697 gene encoding SET and MYND domain-containing protein 4-like isoform X2, which encodes MECSEERYRTLCSLETVRSGKKGFFRDFSEHVSSVAGEAWIAKVFGRLTDDESRIRALFTDQKVKTAVLDTLSRTKTLYRAKDANASKARRLEGFVAAAAADREKALLLFSQAVLRAPVPEKCEKSVDAGLALPLALLGRAETFLACNEHVLALEDLALLEEIELPEQLRKELARKKEECERFLRANEKSLITVKEHSQREKVARVPDTKLPGSLTGGENPLLPGASALLEIEETARAGKRAIAAKEIGPGDTLVIEPPLAACLLPEYFGTHCHHCFSRLRNPIGCPDCSSVAFCGRACRDTAIATYHRYECKILALAIGSGMSALSMLALRMVTGNGPSKCAEIYESLRRGNRESEGAAKSSLNDRAETEPWTKPSRSAKRRIRKKKLRDSRYRDRETTEIEEQRENRVDLRAYELVSHENERTPTDLFERSLMAAFLLKCLQRVEFFEKPAKDDVPPGEQEIGVAVLLLKHLQLLQFNAHEVFETRLGPEHRFRGSRPIYLGVAIYPTVARFNHDCYPAVTRYFVGRCIVIRAIRSLKPGEVVAENYGPIFTKRNLDERRRTLAGRYWFRCECTACREDWPRFETLTNDRVKLRCPTEGCEKLHRLPRDPSRAVECSSCRRKVDLFESVQGLRACEDLYGRGFAAMDEEQPERALEAFFEVARMFHRIAVPPHKDTHLAEIAASACMANAGNVWRQIPLSNPNRTQTRTSSS
- the LOC128872697 gene encoding SET and MYND domain-containing protein 4-like isoform X4, encoding MSRHSPASGNSPSARFCTRASNRTKSGPSIKIKLKCPTVREWFDRSIKHSTCSAIPSEHRVRGETGKCEKSVDAGLALPLALLGRAETFLACNEHVLALEDLALLEEIELPEQLRKELARKKEECERFLRANEKSLITVKEHSQREKVARVPDTKPVPGSLTGGENPLLPGASALLEIEETARAGKRAIAAKEIGPGDTLVIEPPLAACLLPEYFGTHCHHCFSRLRNPIGCPDCSSVAFCGRACRDTAIATYHRYECKILALAIGSGMSALSMLALRMVTGNGPSKCAEIYESLRRGNRESEGAAKSSLNDRAETEPWTKPSRSAKRRIRKKKLRDSRYRDRETTEIEEQRENRVDLRAYELVSHENERTPTDLFERSLMAAFLLKCLQRVEFFEKPAKDDVPPGEQEIGVAVLLLKHLQLLQFNAHEVFETRLGPEHRFRGSRPIYLGVAIYPTVARFNHDCYPAVTRYFVGRCIVIRAIRSLKPGEVVAENYGPIFTKRNLDERRRTLAGRYWFRCECTACREDWPRFETLTNDRVKLRCPTEGCEKLHRLPRDPSRAVECSSCRRKVDLFESVQGLRACEDLYGRGFAAMDEEQPERALEAFFEVARMFHRIAVPPHKDTHLAEIAASACMANAGNVWRQIPLSNPNRTQTRTSSS
- the LOC128872700 gene encoding Y-box-binding protein 1 isoform X1 codes for the protein MADPEKQPEQPKAVQQKLVIANKVTGTVKWFNVKSGYGFINRNDTKEDVFVHQSAIVKNNPRKAVRSVGDGEVVEFDVVIGEKGHEAANVTGPSGEAVKGSPYAADKRRGYRGVHWYINQKRGNGRPQRRPREGQEGYEAGEGKTVDDANVGEGGGQQRRYRVRRQYDGYYRGSRRSGPSAQQQGDNSGEIGEQGGEGTVGGVQRGGGARGRGGPSRRYFRRNFRGGRGAGPPRRPRSQDGQPTSEQKSDAPKDKDAPAAAPAPQESQPVQNTTTESTA
- the LOC128872697 gene encoding SET and MYND domain-containing protein 4-like isoform X5, whose translation is MTRLRRIGNVTDTEKCEKSVDAGLALPLALLGRAETFLACNEHVLALEDLALLEEIELPEQLRKELARKKEECERFLRANEKSLITVKEHSQREKVARVPDTKPVPGSLTGGENPLLPGASALLEIEETARAGKRAIAAKEIGPGDTLVIEPPLAACLLPEYFGTHCHHCFSRLRNPIGCPDCSSVAFCGRACRDTAIATYHRYECKILALAIGSGMSALSMLALRMVTGNGPSKCAEIYESLRRGNRESEGAAKSSLNDRAETEPWTKPSRSAKRRIRKKKLRDSRYRDRETTEIEEQRENRVDLRAYELVSHENERTPTDLFERSLMAAFLLKCLQRVEFFEKPAKDDVPPGEQEIGVAVLLLKHLQLLQFNAHEVFETRLGPEHRFRGSRPIYLGVAIYPTVARFNHDCYPAVTRYFVGRCIVIRAIRSLKPGEVVAENYGPIFTKRNLDERRRTLAGRYWFRCECTACREDWPRFETLTNDRVKLRCPTEGCEKLHRLPRDPSRAVECSSCRRKVDLFESVQGLRACEDLYGRGFAAMDEEQPERALEAFFEVARMFHRIAVPPHKDTHLAEIAASACMANAGNVWRQIPLSNPNRTQTRTSSS